In one Lolium rigidum isolate FL_2022 chromosome 3, APGP_CSIRO_Lrig_0.1, whole genome shotgun sequence genomic region, the following are encoded:
- the LOC124695284 gene encoding LOW QUALITY PROTEIN: probable protein phosphatase 2C 31 (The sequence of the model RefSeq protein was modified relative to this genomic sequence to represent the inferred CDS: deleted 2 bases in 1 codon) yields the protein MGNGITKNPCFSGDPYATAVPSDPLPEDSHGHSFMYVPTSAAFATSASSETSFFSLSGAAISANQVTAASMPSFSLLNQMTWPQSSACTFESSRSFASVPLQAVPNRMAMSGPLQSMSSRFSETSGTASMISKSGTLDRSFSSSSSFVRPQASISHLIAERRLARSQSHNERSLVEFLARAASKLRFRGPRAGLLSEGPADAAKTESSSDGDPRSPPKNNVQWAQGMAGEDRFHVAVSEEHGWVFVGIYDGFNGPDATDYLFANLYVAVHRELKGVLWDDNEGGEPVANADHPDGGNDSPEFYRKPTKRGRTEQLEMLDGATTGGGSTKTIQRDVLKALARALRKTEEAFFEAAEQNAEESPELGLMGSCVLVMVMKDKDVYVMNVGDSRVVLARRREADIRNIIGKARQELDGLQTVQLTAEHSTAVEEEVMRIRGQHLNDRNAIINGRVKGQLNVTRAFGAGYLKQPKWNNRLLAAFKVNYIGMDPYLNCIPSLCHHQIGPEDKFLVLSSDGLYQYFTNKEVVDQVQMFTAANPEGDPAQHLVRELLLRAARKAGMECHQLLEVPHGDRRNYHDDVSIIVISFEGRLWRSTF from the exons ATGGGCAATGGCATCACCAAGAACCCATGCTTCTCTGGGGATCCCTACGCCACTGCCGTCCCTTCGGACCCGCTCCCCGAGGATAGCCATGGCCACTCCTTCATGTACGTTCCTACAAGTGCCGCCTTCGCTACTTCGGCGTCGTCTGAGACGTCCTTCTTCTCGCTGTCCGGCGCGGCCATCAGTGCCAACCAGGTGACAGCTGCGTCGATGCCGTCGTTCAGCCTTCTCAACCAGATGACGTGGCCACAGTCGTCTGCGTGCACCTTCGAGAGCTCGCGCTCCTTCGCCTCCGTGCCGCTCCAGGCCGTGCCGAACAGGATGGCTATGTCCGGACCGCTCCAGTCCATGTCCAGCCGCTTCTCCGAGACGTCCGGCACGGCATCCATGATCTCCAAGTCCGGCACGCTGGACCGCTCcttctcgtcgtcgtcctccttcgTGAGGCCCCAGGCCAGTATTTCTCATCTCATCGCTGAACGTCGTCTGGCGCGCTCTCAAAGCCACAATGAGCGATCGCTCGTTGAATTCTTGGCCAGAGCCGCTTCCAAGCTCCGGTTCCGGGGTCCTCGCGCC GGCCTCCTGTCAGAGGGACCTGCTGACGCGGCAAAGACGGAGTCCTCCAGTGACGGGGACCCCCGCTCGCCGCCGAAGAACAATGTGCAGTGGGCGCAGGGCATGGCCGGCGAGGACCGGTTCCACGTGGCGGTGTCCGAGGAGCACGGCTGGGTGTTCGTCGGGATTTACGACGGCTTCAACGGCCCAGACGCGACCGACTACCTCTTCGCGAACCTGTACGTCGCCGTGCACCGCGAGCTCAAGGGCGTCCTCTGGGACGACAACGAGGGCGGCGAGCCGGTGGCCAATGCCGATCACCCAGATGGAGGCAACGACAGCCCAGAATTTTACCGTAAGCCGACGAAGAGGGGACGAACGGAACAGCTGGAGATGCTCGATGGTGCCACAACCGGGGGTGGCTCAACGAAAACAATTCAACGCGACGTCCTCAAGGCGTTGGCCCGGGCGCTGAGGAAGACGGAGGAGGCCTTCTTCGAGGCAGCGGAGCAAAACGCGGAGGAGagcccggagcttgggctgatggggTCGTGCGTGctggtgatggtgatgaaggaCAAGGACGTGTACGTGATGAACGTTGGGGACAGTCGTGTGGTACTGGCGCGGAGGCGGGAGGCCGACATCAGGAACATCATCGGCAAGGCGAGGCAAGAATTGGACGGCCTGCAGACCGTGCAGCTCACCGCCGAGCACAGCACCGCTGTTGAGGAG GAGGTGATGAGGATCAGAGGCCAGCATCTGAATGATCGCAACGCCATCATCAACGGCAGGGTGAAGGGGCAGCTCAACGTCACCAGAGCATTTGGGGCGGGCTACCTGAAGCAG CCAAAGTGGAACAATAGGTTGCTAGCAGCGTTCAAGGTTAACTACATCGGCATGGACCCCTACCTCAACTGCATCCCGTCACTGTGCCACCACCAGATCGGTCCAGAAGACAAGTTTCTGGTGCTGTCGTCTGACGGGCTCTATCAGTATTTCACCAACAAGGAGGTTGTTGATCAGGTCCAGATGTTCACAGCCGCAAATCCCGAAGGCGATCCCGCACAGCATCTCGTCCGAGAACTTCTGCTCCGGGCTGCAAGGAAGGCTG GTATGGAGTGCCATCAACTGCTCGAGGTGCCGCACGGCGACAGGAGGAACTACCATGACGACGTGTCGATCATCGTGATCTCGTTCGAGGGGAGGCTCTGGAGGTCGACCTTCTAG